The sequence AGCTCCTTCGGGACGGCCAGATCGAAGTCGAGGACGCCGTCGCTGGAGCGCACGTGGCCGCTGCGGCCGTCGCCGGTGGCGGTCGCGGACGCGGTGTAGATCGGGGTGGTCATGTGGGTGCCCTTTCGCGGTGTGGTGGCTCAGCCGCGGGCGCGGATGAGCAGGTGGTGCAGTTGGTGGAGCTCGTCGACGGTGAGGTTCACCGAGCAGAGCAGGGCCGGGGTGAGGTCGCCGATCTCGTCACGCAGCCGCACGCCGGTCTCGGTGAGAGCGACCAGGACGGTGCGCTCGTCGTCGGCGCCGCGGGCGCGGGTCAGCAGGCCCTGCGCCTCGAGGCGCTTCAGCAGCGGGGACAGGGTGCCGCTGTCGAGGCGCAGGGTGCGCCCGAGGTCACGCACCGTGGTGGGGCCGTCGTGCCACAGCACGCGCAGCACCAGGTATTGCGGATAGGTCAGGCCGTGCGGGTCGAGCAGTGGCCGGTACACCGCGGTCATCGCGCGGCTGGCCGCATAAAGCTGGAAGCAGATCATCTCGTCCAGTGCCGTGCTCTCCCGCATGAGCTGAACGGTAGCCCACAATTGAGTTGTGAACAATTGGTTGTGCGCAACTGATCGGTGGCGTGGGCCACCACGGCGTGTGATCATCGCGGAATGCCGGCCATCCGATTCGTGAAGCTCTCCCCCGCCGCGCTGACCGCCCTCGTCGCGGGCGACCTGGACGCCGCCGGCCGGGCCGCCGGGATCACGCTGAGCCAGTACCTGCTCGACGAGAGCTGGCTGTGGCGGATCCGGCTCGACGACATCCGGCGCAACCCCGAGGCCGCCGACTGGATCGCCCGCGCCGCGGTCGCCGAGCCCGAGCACATCGTCGTCGGGCACGGTGGCTTCCACGGTCCGCCCGACGCCGACGGCATCGTCGAGGTCGCCTACTCGGTCGACCCCGCCCACCGCCGCCGCGGCTACGCCAAGGCCATGCTGCGGGCGCTGCTGGAACGCGCCGACGCCGACCCCCGCATCACCGCGGTGCGGGCCAGCATCCGGCCGGACAACACCGGCTCGCGCGCCACCATCAAAGGCTTCGGCTTCCAGAAGATCGGCGAGCAGTGGGACGCCGAGGACGGGCTGGAGGACGTCTTCCTCCGTACCAAGCGCCACCGCGCCTGGCGCGGCGTGCTGCGCACCGCCGGACGGTGACCGTCACCCGGCCTTCTTGAGCGGACGCAGGCGCGCACCGTCGCTGCCTCACATCCGGTCGAGCCGCGGACGTGCCCGATGCGGGCGACGACGGTTGGCCATGACGTCGGCGAGCTGGTAGGGCGATTTTCGTGATACCCGCGCGGCATTCTTCGACTTTCGCCGGGTCTCGGCCGAAGGCTGGACTGCCAAGAAAGACGGCTCTGGCACAGAAACGGTGGCCGGGCGACCCCTCGCCCGACAGTCCCCGCACAGGCCACCCAGTGCTCCTGCCTCGCCGCGGCGATCACGGTCCGGCGGAGCCGGACCGTGCGTCGATTCCAGGCTCGGCACGCCGGCGAGCGAAACACCATCGACGTCCGAGCCGCCGCCGGTAGCCGGTCACCGCAGACCGGGCACCGCCGCGGCGGCTCCGGCGCCGAGCCACCAGCGGTGCCGGTCGGCGGCGGACCAGCGACAGCCACCCCGGTTACCGCGCTTCGCACCGCTCATCCCCGCGAGTTCGGGCACATGAGCCCACGTCACTCAGCCGGCGTTGAAGGCCTTGTCGACGGTGAGCGTGTCTTCGTAGAGGTGCAGGCGGGTGATCCGGCCGTCCTCGACCGTCAGATGGATGGCCGCCGGCGTGGTGAACTCCTTGCCGGTGGCCGCGACGGTGTGCGTCCAGACCGCCAGCAGGATGGCATCATCGCCGTCGGCGATGATGCCCTTCAGGTCGACCACGCTGCGGCCGGGCACGAAGTGCGGCCACATCGTGGTGAAGTACGGTGCGACCTCCTCCCGGCGGGTACGGCGCCCGGTCCACGACACCGTGTCGCTGCCGGGGACGTACCAATCGATCTTCTGGGCGAAGAGTTCCTGGATGCCGTCGGGGTCCTGCTTGCCGAGGCGCTGTACGAACTCTTCGGCCACATTCCGCGTGATCTGCGTGTTCGTCGTCATCGTTGTCGTCCTTCACTTCGATCGCTGATGTAACAGATCCAGTTACATCGGTGGGTGCAAAAAAGATGCCCCTCGACCCGGGGCAGGGTCAGGAGGCCTTCAGGATGTCCTGCAGGACATCCTGAAGCGTGGTGCTGGCGAGCTGCCTGCGCAGGGCGGCCTCCACGTCGTCGTAGACCGTGGTCAGAGCCGGTCCGATGCCGTGGCCCACGACGCATCCGGGGTTCGGTGTCGCGGGATGCATGGCGAAGACCGGCCCCGGCTCGATCGCTTGGTAGACGTCGAGCAAAGTGATGGCTGCCAGGTCCCGGCCGAGCATCCAGCCCGCCCCGGCCCCGCGCCGGGACACGACCAGGCCGGCCTTGCTCAGCGTGGCGAGCAGGCGGCGGATCACCACCGGGTTGGTGTTGACGCTCGTCGCGATCTGCTCAGAGGTGGCGACCTCGTGGCCGCGCTGCTGATACAGACCGATCCAGGTCAGTGCATGTGTGGCGATGGTCAGTCTGCTGTTCGCGCTCACGGTGCCCTCCACCTCCCTCCTGTCGTAACAATATACGTTACGACAGGAGACGGCAATCGCCCCGCCGCCGCCGCGACCACGGACATCCCGCTTCGGCGGCTCATGGTGTCATCGAGCCGTGCGCAGGACCCGCGGCTATGTCATGGCCGCCGGTGACCCTGAGCAGGTCTCGCCGGCGTCGGTTCCGCCCGCCGTGGTGGTGTAGGTGACCGGACGCAGGTCGGCGCCGGGAACGGTGAGGACGTCGCAGTCGAGGGTCAGTTCGCCGACCATCGGGGTGCTGGATGGTCTCGCGTTCGCTGGCGTGGGGCGGCCGCGGATACCGAGGTCCACAGGGCGGCGAAGAGCTCGGAGGTGTTCCGTAGGGCGATGACCAGGGTGTTGAGTCCAGCGTCGCCGGGGTAGCGGGTGACGGCGTCCTTGAGGTCGGCCACGATGGCGGCGGCCGCCGGCGAAGTGGGTGTTGTGCAGTGCCGGGTGCGCCGGGCCGTCGCCGAACAGGGCGCGGGCCAGTGCGCCGCGACCTGCGCGGACGGGTTGACCGCCCGGCCTTGCTCCAGCCGGAGGATGTAGTCGACCGACAGGCCGGTCAGCTGCGCCAGCTCTTCTCGCCGCAAGCCAGGGGTCCGGCGGTGATGCCGGCGTCGCTGGGCTGCAGCCGGTCACGCCACTGGCGCAGCAGGGTACCGAGACTCGCAGGATTCATGCCTTCATGGTTGCCGAAGTCCAGCTCAGGAGCCTGGGTACTGCTGGTCCCACTGTCAGGCCGGGCACTGGTTGCCGCGCGCTCGCTGCCCCCATCCGGTGTCACGCCACGGCGGCGTAGCAACCGGATTCAGCAGCGACCATGAAGCACACGATCGTCATGACCGGGGCCAGCCGCGGTATCGGCAATGTCGCCGCGGTTTCGTCGGTGACGCAGGCCTGCAGATGACTAACGGTCGAGCCGCACCACCAGCGGCCGGTGATCGGAGACCGGCGGGTGCGGGGTACGGACCTGGACCACCCGCCCCAGCGGTGCCCGCCCGCGCGGATCGGCCAGCACGTGATCGAGCTGGGTACGCGGCGACGGGCTCGGGAACGTCGCCGCGCGCGCCAGCGGCCGCCAGCCGGTGAACGCCCGCGCCGGGCCGGCCGGCATGTTCAGGTCACCGAGCAGGATCCGCGGGGCGGGCAGCGCGCGCAGCGCCCGCACCGCGTGCCGCAGCTGGCGCACGTTCCAGCCGGGCACGAACGACAGGTGCGTGGTGCCGACGCTCAGCAGCCCGTGCGGGGTCTGCAGCACGGCGGCCAGCATCACCCGCGGCTCGTCCTTGAGCAGCAGCACGCCTTCGCCGGTGACCACCGGCGAGCGGATCGGCGCGGCCGGCAGCTGGGTGATCTGCCAGCGCTGCACCGGGTAGCGGCTGACCAGGGCGATCCCGTACTGCGGGTGGGAGACGTCGGCCTCGGCGTGCCAGGGGTGCCAGATGTGTCCGGGGGTGCCGACGACCGCGGCGGCGAAGCGGTGCACCGGCGCGCCCAGCGCCTCGGCGGCCAGCGCGGTCAGGTCCAGGTGCCCCGAACGCGGCTGGGCCCGGTCGACCTCCTGCAGGCCCAGCACGTCGGCGTCGAGGTCGGCGACGGCGGCCCGGACCCGGTCGGCGTGGACGGTGTTGTCGGACAGCGATCTGCCGTGCAGCAGGTTGAACGTGGCCAGGCGCACACGCCGACCCTAGTCGTCCACGGCGGCGGGCCCGGCACCCGGTCCGCCCGGCGTGAGCGGCTGTGTAGCCTCGACCCGCACCGCCGGGGCGATCAACGGGGAGAGTCGATGTTCACCAAAGCGCTCTGCTGCACAATGATGATCTTCGTGGTGGGCGCGATGCTCGGGATCTGGCTGCAGCGCCAGCGCGGCCGCCGGTGATCGCCACGCTGCTGATCGCGGCCGCCGCGGCCGGCTGGGTCGACGCGGTCGTCGGCGGCGGCGGTCTGCTGCTGCTGCCCGCCCTGATGGTCGCCGCCCCGCAACTGCCGTTACCGACCGCCCTGGGCACCAACAAACTCGCCGCGATCTGCGGCACCGGCACCGCCGCGGTGACCTACGCCCGCCGCACCCGGATCGACTGGGCGGTCGCCGGCCCGTCGGCCGCGCTCGCGATGCTCTGCGCCGGCTGCGGCGCCGCGCTGGCCGGGGCGATCCCGGCCGGCGCCTACCGGCCGGTCGTGCTGCTGGTGCTGATCGCGGTCGCGGTCTTCGTGACCGTGCGCCCGGCCATGGGCCTGGCCGAGCACCCGGAGAAACGCACCACGCTGCGCCGGGGCCTGGCGGTCGCGGCCGCCGGCGGGGTGGTCGCCGCCTACGACGGGCTGATCGGGCCGGGCACCGGCACGTTCCTGGTGCTGGTGTTCACCACGATCGTCGGCGCCGACTTCGTGCACGGATCGGCGATGGCGAAACTGGTCAACACCGGCACCAACCTGGGCGCGCTGATCGTGTTCGCCGCCACCGGGCACGTGCACTGGCTGCTGGGCGCGGGCATGGCGGTCTGCAACATCGCCGGCGCGGTGGCCGGCGCCCGGATGGCGCTGCGGCGCGGCTCCGGCTTCGTCCGCGTGGTGCTGCTGCTCGTGGTGCTCGCCCTGATCATCAAGCTCGGCGTCGATCAGATAAGAATGGCCGGATGAGCGACGACGAGTTGCAGACCCTGATCGCCGAGGTGGAAGAGCAGGAACGCCGCCTGGTCTTCCCCCGCTTCGACGAGGCCGACGCGTGGGCCCTCGGCTGCCTGCTGGTCAATCTGGCCACCGAGCGGAACCTGCCGGTCGCGGTGGACATCCGCCGCGGGCAGCAGCAGCTGTTCCACGCCGGCCTGCCCGGCTCCACCGCCGACAACGACACCTGGATCGAGCGCAAGGTGCGCGTCGTCTACCGGTTCGCCAGTTCCTCGTACCTGGTGGGGCGCCGGCTCGCGGCCAAGGGCCGGGAGCTGGACGCGGCCATGGGCGTCGACCCGGCCCGCTTCGCCGCGCACGGCGGCGCCTTCCCGATCCGGGTGCCCGGCGTCGGGGTGGTCGGCGCCGTGACCGTCTCCGGGCTGCCGCAGGCCGAGGACCACGCGCTGGTGGTCGAGGCGGTGGAGACGTTCCTGGCCGCCGACGACGAGTGACTCTGCCCTGAGCAGATCCGTTTGGGGCCGGGCCGGGCGCTGCGGCAGGCTCGGCCGCATGCGGATCCTGATCCTGGGCGGCAGCGGCTTCGTCGGCCGCGCGCTGGCCGACGAGGCCCTCGCGGCCGGGCACCTCGTCACAGTGTTCAACCGCGGCCACCGTGCCCCGGTGCCCGGCACCCGGCTGCTGGTCGGCGACCGGCTCGCCGACGGCGGCCTCGACGCGCTGCGCAGCGGCACGTGGGACGCCGTGGTCGACACCTGGTCGGCGCAGGCCGACGCGGTCGGCGCGGCCGCCGCGCTGCTCGCCGGCCGCGCCGGCCATCTGACGTACGTCTCCAGCCGCTCGGTCTACCGCTGGCTCGCCCCGGGTCCGCTGACCGAGCACGCCCCGCTGACCGCGGCCGACGACCCCGGTTACGGCGGGGACAAGCTGCGCGCCGAGCACGCGACCGCCGCGTTCGGCGGCCCGGTGCTGCTGGCCCGGGCGGGGCTGATCCTCGGCCCGTACGAGGACGTCGGCCGCCTGCCGTGGTGGCTGCGCCGCCTGCGCCGCGGCGGCCCCACCCTGGCGCCCGGGCCGCGCGAGCTGCCCCTGCAGTACGTCGACGCCCGCGACCTGGCCCGGTTCATCCTGGCCAACACCGGCCTGGACGACGCCGTCAACGTGGTCAGCGAACCCGGCCACACCACGATGGGCGAGCTGCTGGAGACCGCCAACCGGGTCACCGGCGGCCACGCGCGGCTGTGCTGGACCGACCCGCAGCAGATCGTGGCCGCCGGCGTGCAGCCGTGGACGGACCTGCCGATCTGGTTCCCGCCGGGTGAGGTCCACGACTTCATGCACCGCGCCGACGTGAGCCGGGCGCTGGCGGCCGGGCTGCGCTGCCGCCCGGTCGCCGAGACGGTCGCGGACACCTGGGCGTGGCTGACCTCGCTGCCCGGGGCCGCCCCGCAGCGCGCCGACCGGCCGACGGTCGGCCTCGACCCGGCCGTGGAGGAGACACTGCTGCCGGCCTGAGCCGCCGCGTGCCCGCCACGCTCACCGGGCGCGCGCCCGCGGGCACGCCACGGTCGCAGGGCGCGCGCCCGCGGGCACGCCACGGTCGCAGGGCGCGCGCCCGCGGGCACGCCACGGTCAGAGGGCGCGCGCCGCGTGCCGGCCCGCGGCGCGGCCGCTGAACAGGCAGCCGCCGAGGAAGGTGCCCTCCAGGGCGTTGTAGCCGTGCGCCCCGCCGCCGCCGAACCCGGCGACCTCCCCGGCCGCGTACAGGCCGGGCAGCACCTGCCCGTCCGCGCCGAGCACCCGCGAGTCCAGGTCGGTCTGGATGCCGCCGAGCGTCTTACGGGTCAGGATGTGCAGCCGCACGCCGATCAGCGGGCCGGCGGCCGGGTCCAGGATGCGGTGCGGGACCGAGGTACGCCCGATCCGGTCGCCGATGTACCGGCGCGAGTTGTGGATCCCCTGCACCTGCGCGTCCTTGGTGACCCGGTTGGTCAGCTGCCGGTCACGGGCCTCGATCTGCGCGCGCATGTGCGCCGCGTCCAGCAGCGGCGTGCCGGTCAGCCGGTTCATCCCGGCGACCAGCTCCTCCAGCGTGCCGGCCACCACGAAGTCCGCCCCGCGCCGGGTGAACGCCTCCACCGGCGCGGGCGCGCCCTTGCCGAACAGCCGCTGCCGGGCGAACGCCCGGCGATCCTTCGCGGTCACGTCCGGGTTCTGCTCCGAACCGGACAGCGCGAACTCCTTCTCGATCATCGTCTGGGTCAGCACGAACCACGAGTGGTCGTGCCCGGCCAGCTCCGGGCTCGTGCGCAGGTAGCGCAACGTGCCCAGGGTGTCGTAGCTGGGGTAGTACGGCTGCGGCAGCCGCCGGCCGAGCGCGTCGAACCACATCGGCGAGGGCGCGGACAGGATCCGGATGCCGTGCCCGGGCCAGATCGGGTCGAAGTTGCGCACCCCCTCGGTGTAGTGCCACATCCGGTCACGGTTGACCAGGCGCGCCCCGGCATCCTCGGCGATC is a genomic window of Actinoplanes teichomyceticus ATCC 31121 containing:
- a CDS encoding FAD-binding dehydrogenase, with amino-acid sequence MDADVIVVGAGLAGLAAAHELTGAGRRVVLLDQENAANLGGQAWWSFGGLFFVDSPEQRRARIRDSVELAWSDWCGSAGFDRLDDEDAWAVRWARAYVEFAAGEKRSWLAGLGLSWLPFAGWAERGDLRAGGHGNSVPRFHITWGTGTGVVQPFAASAHRAADAGLLRLRHRHRVDELLVEGGAVVGVRGKVLAGDDAARGVASSREEVGDFEARAQAVIVTTGGIGANHDLVRRYWPQRLGTAPRTMVTGVPAYVDGRMLTIAEDAGARLVNRDRMWHYTEGVRNFDPIWPGHGIRILSAPSPMWFDALGRRLPQPYYPSYDTLGTLRYLRTSPELAGHDHSWFVLTQTMIEKEFALSGSEQNPDVTAKDRRAFARQRLFGKGAPAPVEAFTRRGADFVVAGTLEELVAGMNRLTGTPLLDAAHMRAQIEARDRQLTNRVTKDAQVQGIHNSRRYIGDRIGRTSVPHRILDPAAGPLIGVRLHILTRKTLGGIQTDLDSRVLGADGQVLPGLYAAGEVAGFGGGGAHGYNALEGTFLGGCLFSGRAAGRHAARAL
- a CDS encoding Rrf2 family transcriptional regulator, coding for MSANSRLTIATHALTWIGLYQQRGHEVATSEQIATSVNTNPVVIRRLLATLSKAGLVVSRRGAGAGWMLGRDLAAITLLDVYQAIEPGPVFAMHPATPNPGCVVGHGIGPALTTVYDDVEAALRRQLASTTLQDVLQDILKAS
- a CDS encoding nuclear transport factor 2 family protein codes for the protein MTTNTQITRNVAEEFVQRLGKQDPDGIQELFAQKIDWYVPGSDTVSWTGRRTRREEVAPYFTTMWPHFVPGRSVVDLKGIIADGDDAILLAVWTHTVAATGKEFTTPAAIHLTVEDGRITRLHLYEDTLTVDKAFNAG
- a CDS encoding GNAT family N-acetyltransferase encodes the protein MPAIRFVKLSPAALTALVAGDLDAAGRAAGITLSQYLLDESWLWRIRLDDIRRNPEAADWIARAAVAEPEHIVVGHGGFHGPPDADGIVEVAYSVDPAHRRRGYAKAMLRALLERADADPRITAVRASIRPDNTGSRATIKGFGFQKIGEQWDAEDGLEDVFLRTKRHRAWRGVLRTAGR
- a CDS encoding MarR family winged helix-turn-helix transcriptional regulator is translated as MRESTALDEMICFQLYAASRAMTAVYRPLLDPHGLTYPQYLVLRVLWHDGPTTVRDLGRTLRLDSGTLSPLLKRLEAQGLLTRARGADDERTVLVALTETGVRLRDEIGDLTPALLCSVNLTVDELHQLHHLLIRARG
- a CDS encoding helix-turn-helix domain-containing protein, which gives rise to MRREELAQLTGLSVDYILRLEQGRAVNPSAQVAAHWPAPCSATARRTRHCTTPTSPAAAAIVADLKDAVTRYPGDAGLNTLVIALRNTSELFAALWTSVSAAAPRQRTRDHPAPRWSAN
- a CDS encoding NAD-dependent epimerase/dehydratase family protein; this encodes MRILILGGSGFVGRALADEALAAGHLVTVFNRGHRAPVPGTRLLVGDRLADGGLDALRSGTWDAVVDTWSAQADAVGAAAALLAGRAGHLTYVSSRSVYRWLAPGPLTEHAPLTAADDPGYGGDKLRAEHATAAFGGPVLLARAGLILGPYEDVGRLPWWLRRLRRGGPTLAPGPRELPLQYVDARDLARFILANTGLDDAVNVVSEPGHTTMGELLETANRVTGGHARLCWTDPQQIVAAGVQPWTDLPIWFPPGEVHDFMHRADVSRALAAGLRCRPVAETVADTWAWLTSLPGAAPQRADRPTVGLDPAVEETLLPA
- a CDS encoding sulfite exporter TauE/SafE family protein; the protein is MIATLLIAAAAAGWVDAVVGGGGLLLLPALMVAAPQLPLPTALGTNKLAAICGTGTAAVTYARRTRIDWAVAGPSAALAMLCAGCGAALAGAIPAGAYRPVVLLVLIAVAVFVTVRPAMGLAEHPEKRTTLRRGLAVAAAGGVVAAYDGLIGPGTGTFLVLVFTTIVGADFVHGSAMAKLVNTGTNLGALIVFAATGHVHWLLGAGMAVCNIAGAVAGARMALRRGSGFVRVVLLLVVLALIIKLGVDQIRMAG
- a CDS encoding endonuclease/exonuclease/phosphatase family protein, whose product is MRLATFNLLHGRSLSDNTVHADRVRAAVADLDADVLGLQEVDRAQPRSGHLDLTALAAEALGAPVHRFAAAVVGTPGHIWHPWHAEADVSHPQYGIALVSRYPVQRWQITQLPAAPIRSPVVTGEGVLLLKDEPRVMLAAVLQTPHGLLSVGTTHLSFVPGWNVRQLRHAVRALRALPAPRILLGDLNMPAGPARAFTGWRPLARAATFPSPSPRTQLDHVLADPRGRAPLGRVVQVRTPHPPVSDHRPLVVRLDR
- a CDS encoding heme-degrading domain-containing protein — protein: MSDDELQTLIAEVEEQERRLVFPRFDEADAWALGCLLVNLATERNLPVAVDIRRGQQQLFHAGLPGSTADNDTWIERKVRVVYRFASSSYLVGRRLAAKGRELDAAMGVDPARFAAHGGAFPIRVPGVGVVGAVTVSGLPQAEDHALVVEAVETFLAADDE